Proteins from a single region of Punica granatum isolate Tunisia-2019 chromosome 8, ASM765513v2, whole genome shotgun sequence:
- the LOC116189378 gene encoding cytosolic sulfotransferase 5-like, with translation MSLWQFTNNLLPKETGTTSPLEETFDKFCRGVSMYGPFWDHVLGYYKASLEMPHKVFFLTYEEMKEKPREQLKRWADFLGCPFSEDEEEVDGGVNEILRLSSFDNLSKLDVNQNRKLSTGHENKSFF, from the coding sequence ATGTCCCTATGGCAATTTACAAATAATTTACTGCCCAAGGAAACTGGGACGACAAGCCCACTCGAGGAGACCTTTGACAAGTTTTGCAGAGGGGTGAGCATGTATGGACCATTCTGGGACCATGTCCTGGGCTACTACAAGGCCAGCTTGGAGATGCCCCATAAGGTCTTTTTCCTAACGTACGAGGAAATGAAGGAGAAACCTCGTGAGCAGTTGAAGAGATGGGCTGATTTCCTGGGCTGCCCTTTCTCGGAAGACGAGGAGGAGGTTGATGGTGGGGTTAATGAGATCCTACGGCTCAGCAGCTTCGACAATTTGAGCAAGCTAGACGTGAATCAGAACAGGAAACTCTCGACAGGGCACGAGAACAAGTCGTTCTTCTGA
- the LOC116188885 gene encoding putative receptor protein kinase ZmPK1 gives MRNPIFFFFSSSLFMPVLLFLAISFSLTSSSSVHRERFLRRGSALSVDDPDDVLSSPNGAFFAGFHQVGRNAYLFAVWFSNQSCMLDCIVWMANRDEPVNGKHSKLILDKHGNLSLTDAGYKVVWSTDIASSSSATDVRLHLLDSGNLVLHSFGPRPSDHTVMWQSFDHPTNTLLPEQKFTRFTELVSSRARGNISLGYYKFYFDNDNILRLLYSGPEISSVYWPHPYLLPWDSGRSTYNDSRVALLDSLGNFTSSDGWKFLASDYGEKIPRRMTLDIDGNVRLYSLLWSREWAVSWQAINTPCLVHGICGPNAVCQHNARSGRSCSCAPGYERKNLSDWSQGCKPKFERFCKLLDPETGEFIHFPHQDFYGYDGDFHPDYTLNQCKKRCLELCNCKGFQYKFQKESGKHDCKPKVLLLNGRVVANDPGTFYIRFPKAILSSDQIQQESSTLNCSHSPKDVELHRVYSRSHKSELLLKILLILAVVIAGFEALGVLLVLCFVTETRKTKGEARQGYHLAPMGFRRYTYAELRKATRNFREEIGRGAVGSVYRAILSGDRIAAVKRLNDMSLHGEDAFLAEVSMIGKLNHMNLIELWGYCAEGKHRLLVYECMEPGSLAENLSKGKLDWGKRFDVAVRAARGLAYLHEECLEWVLHCDVKPQNILLDLNYQPKVADFGLSKLLNRGDVKHSSFSKIRGTRGYMAPEWVYNLSITSKVDVYSYGIVLLEMVTGRSPGRDVLETNAGGETEYRGLTSWVKQKMSGEFPTATRIEEIVDRSIEGGYDMKKVEVLVAVALQCVADDKDDRPTMSQVVEMLHRCTNEAEI, from the coding sequence ATGAGAAACccaatatttttcttcttctcatcaTCATTGTTCATGCCAGTTCTCCTCTTCCTCGCGATCTCTTTTTCGTTAACCTCATCATCTTCAGTTCACCGGGAACGCTTTCTCAGGAGAGGCTCTGCCCTCTCTGTTGACGATCCGGATGACGTCCTGAGTTCCCCAAATGGTGCCTTCTTCGCTGGGTTTCACCAAGTTGGCCGTAATGCGTACTTATTTGCTGTATGGTTCAGTAACCAATCCTGCATGCTTGACTGCATCGTTTGGATGGCAAATCGAGACGAACCAGTCAACGGCAAACACTCAAAGCTCATCCTCGACAAGCATGGAAATCTTTCCTTGACTGATGCCGGCTACAAGGTTGTCTGGTCCACTGACATCGCCTCATCTTCATCAGCCACCGATGTTCGGTTGCACCTTCTCGACTCTGGAAACCTCGTACTTCATAGCTTTGGGCCTAGGCCAAGTGATCATACAGTCATGTGGCAGAGCTTTGATCACCCAACCAACACACTTCTCCCTGAACAGAAGTTCACCCGGTTTACCGAGCTTGTCTCATCCAGAGCCCGTGGAAATATCTCCTTAGGCTACtacaaattctattttgaCAATGATAACATCCTCCGGCTCCTTTACAGTGGCCCTGAGATCTCGAGCGTATACTGGCCCCATCCTTACCTACTTCCTTGGGATTCTGGGAGGAGCACATACAATGATAGTCGGGTTGCATTGCTAGACTCTCTTGGCAACTTCACCTCGTCTGACGGTTGGAAATTTTTGGCTTCCGATTATGGGGAGAAAATTCCAAGAAGGATGACGTTGGACATCGATGGAAATGTCCGCCTGTACAGCCTGCTGTGGAGTCGTGAGTGGGCTGTCTCATGGCAGGCAATCAACACACCCTGCCTGGTACATGGAATTTGTGGGCCCAATGCCGTGTGCCAGCATAACGCAAGATCCGGGAGGAGCTGCTCCTGTGCCCCTGGATATGAGAGGAAGAACCTTAGCGATTGGTCTCAGGGATGCAAGCCAAAGTTCGAGCGCTTCTGCAAGTTACTTGATCCTGAGACCGGTGAATTCATCCATTTTCCACACCAGGATTTCTATGGCTACGATGGGGACTTCCACCCGGATTACACCTTGAATCAATGCAAAAAGAGATGCTTGGAGTTGTGCAACTGCAAAGGGTTTCAGTACAAATTTCAAAAGGAGAGTGGCAAGCATGATTGTAAACCCAAGGTGTTGCTATTGAACGGACGTGTCGTGGCTAATGATCCTGGGACCTTCTATATCAGGTTTCCCAAAGCCATACTGTCCTCTGACCAAATCCAGCAGGAATCTTCCACCTTAAATTGCTCACACAGTCCGAAGGATGTTGAGCTTCACAGAGTATATTCCAGAAGCCATAAGAGTGAGTTGCTGTTGAAGATTCTGCTGATTTTGGCGGTGGTGATTGCAGGATTTGAGGCCCTAGGGGTACTCCTTGTGCTATGTTTTGTAACTGAGACAAGGAAAACAAAAGGAGAAGCCCGGCAGGGGTATCATCTTGCTCCTATGGGATTCAGAAGGTACACATACGCCGAGCTTAGAAAGGCTACACGGAATTTCAGGGAAGAAATTGGAAGAGGGGCCGTAGGGAGCGTTTACAGGGCTATCCTGTCGGGTGATCGGATTGCAGCGGTGAAGCGGCTTAACGATATGAGCCTTCACGGAGAGGACGCGTTCCTCGCGGAGGTGAGCATGATTGGGAAGCTCAATCACATGAACCTGATTGAGCTATGGGGCTACTGTGCCGAGGGGAAGCACCGCCTTCTAGTCTATGAGTGTATGGAGCCCGGGTCATTGGCCGAGAACCTATCCAAAGGCAAGCTAGACTGGGGAAAGAGGTTTGATGTTGCAGTCAGGGCGGCAAGGGGACTTGCCTATTTACATGAGGAGTGCTTGGAGTGGGTCTTGCACTGTGACGTGAAACCTCAGAACATACTTTTGGACTTGAATTACCAACCCAAAGTGGCAGACTTTGGGCTCTCCAAGCTTCTTAACCGCGGGGATGTAAAACATTCAAGTTTCTCTAAGATTAGAGGGACTCGGGGCTACATGGCACCGGAGTGGGTTTACAACCTATCAATCACGTCCAAGGTTGATGTGTACAGCTATGGGATTGTACTGCTAGAGATGGTCACAGGGCGGAGCCCGGGAAGGGATGTGCTGGAAACCAATGCGGGGGGCGAGACAGAGTACCGAGGGCTGACTTCTTGGGTGAAACAAAAGATGAGCGGAGAATTTCCAACGGCGACAAGGATCGAAGAGATCGTCGATCGCTCCATAGAAGGTGGATATGATATGAAGAAGGTCGAGGTTCTGGTCGCAGTGGCCCTTCAATGCGTTGCAGACGACAAAGATGACAGACCCACAATGAGCCAAGTGGTCGAGATGCTCCATCGCTGTACAAATGAAGCTGAAATCTAG